Proteins from a genomic interval of Clostridium sp. M62/1:
- a CDS encoding phage replisome organizer N-terminal domain-containing protein — translation MADNRKYYYLKLKENFFDSDSIVLLEDMKDGILYSNILLKLYLKSLKNGGKLQLDEHIPYTAQMIATLTRHQIGTVERALEIFRQLGLVEQLDSGAFYMTDIELMIGQSSTEAERKRAARLENKALLPPRTKGGHLSDIRPPEKEIELEKEIEIEKEREGETGHPAPAAYGRYNNVILTDTELSGLKTELPDKWEYYIDRLSCHIASTGKQYHSHAATIYKWAQEDAAKGKAAPKQGIPDYSCKEGESL, via the coding sequence ATGGCAGATAACCGCAAATATTACTACCTCAAGCTGAAAGAGAACTTTTTTGACAGCGACTCCATTGTGCTGCTGGAAGATATGAAAGACGGGATTTTATACTCCAATATCCTCTTGAAGCTGTACTTAAAATCGCTGAAAAACGGCGGGAAATTGCAGCTTGACGAGCATATCCCCTACACAGCGCAGATGATAGCGACACTGACCCGCCACCAGATAGGAACGGTTGAGAGGGCTTTGGAGATTTTCCGGCAGTTGGGGCTTGTGGAGCAGCTTGACAGCGGGGCTTTCTATATGACCGACATTGAGTTGATGATAGGACAGTCCTCTACCGAAGCCGAGCGAAAACGGGCTGCAAGGCTGGAAAACAAGGCACTTTTACCGCCCCGGACAAAAGGCGGACATTTGTCCGACATTCGTCCACCAGAGAAAGAGATAGAGTTAGAGAAAGAGATAGAGATAGAAAAAGAGAGAGAGGGAGAAACGGGACACCCCGCCCCCGCCGCTTATGGCAGATACAACAATGTGATACTGACCGATACAGAGCTTTCCGGGCTGAAAACAGAGCTGCCCGACAAGTGGGAGTATTATATTGACCGGCTTTCCTGCCATATCGCTTCCACTGGGAAGCAGTACCACAGCCATGCAGCCACCATTTACAAGTGGGCGCAGGAAGACGCTGCCAAAGGCAAGGCTGCCCCGAAACAGGGCATACCCGATTATTCATGCAAGGAGGGCGAGAGCTTATGA
- a CDS encoding relaxase/mobilization nuclease domain-containing protein has product MATFKHISSKNADYGAAEAYLTFEHDEFTMKPTLDENGRLIPREDYRISSLNCGGEDFAVACMRANLRYEKNQKREDVKSHHYIISFDPRDGTDNGLTTDRAQELGEQFCKAHFPGHQALICTHPDGHNHSGNIHVHIVINSLRIYEVPLLPYMDRPADTREGCKHRCTNAAMEYFKSEVMEMCHREGLYQIDLLNGSKERITEREYWAAKKGQLALDKENAAREAAGQPTKPTKFETDKAKLRRTIRQALSQAASFDEFSSLLLREGVTVKESRGRLSYLTPDRTKPITARKLGDDFDKAAVLALLTQNANRAAEQTKAIPEYPAAAKKPSQGEKTAKTTPADNTLQRMVDREAKRAEGKGVGYDRWAAKHNLKQMAATVTAYQQYGFSSPEELDEACSAAYAAMQESLAELKQVEKTLNGKKELQRQVLAYSKTRPVRDGLKQQKNAKAKAAYRQKYESDFIIADAAARYFRENGISKLPSYKALQAEIETLIQEKNSGYNDYRAKREEYRRLQTVKGNIDQILHRERKPVKRQEQER; this is encoded by the coding sequence TTGGCAACATTCAAACATATCAGCTCTAAAAATGCGGACTATGGCGCAGCGGAAGCCTACCTCACATTTGAGCATGACGAGTTTACCATGAAGCCCACCCTTGATGAAAACGGGCGGCTGATACCGAGGGAGGATTACCGCATTTCTTCCCTTAACTGCGGGGGCGAGGATTTCGCTGTTGCCTGTATGCGGGCTAATCTCCGCTATGAGAAAAACCAAAAACGGGAAGATGTGAAAAGCCACCACTATATCATCAGCTTTGACCCACGGGACGGGACAGACAACGGCTTGACCACAGACCGGGCGCAGGAACTGGGGGAACAGTTCTGCAAGGCACATTTCCCCGGACACCAAGCCCTAATCTGCACCCACCCGGACGGGCATAACCACAGCGGGAATATCCATGTGCATATCGTCATCAACTCCCTGCGGATTTACGAAGTCCCGCTTCTGCCCTACATGGACAGACCAGCCGACACAAGGGAGGGCTGCAAGCACCGCTGTACCAATGCCGCTATGGAATATTTCAAGAGTGAAGTCATGGAGATGTGCCACCGGGAGGGGCTTTACCAAATCGACCTCTTGAACGGCAGCAAGGAACGGATAACCGAACGGGAATACTGGGCGGCAAAGAAAGGGCAGCTTGCCCTTGATAAAGAGAACGCCGCCAGAGAAGCCGCCGGACAGCCGACCAAGCCCACCAAGTTTGAAACGGACAAGGCGAAGCTGCGCCGGACGATACGGCAGGCACTTTCCCAAGCTGCCAGCTTTGACGAGTTTTCTTCCCTTTTGCTGCGGGAGGGTGTGACCGTCAAGGAGAGCCGGGGGCGGCTTTCCTACCTCACGCCGGACAGGACGAAGCCTATCACAGCCCGGAAGCTGGGGGACGATTTTGACAAGGCTGCTGTCCTTGCCCTGCTTACGCAGAACGCCAACAGAGCCGCCGAACAGACCAAAGCCATACCCGAATACCCTGCCGCAGCTAAAAAGCCGTCACAAGGGGAAAAAACCGCAAAAACCACCCCGGCAGACAACACCTTGCAGCGCATGGTTGACCGGGAAGCCAAACGAGCCGAGGGCAAAGGCGTGGGCTATGACCGTTGGGCGGCAAAGCACAACCTAAAGCAGATGGCGGCTACCGTTACCGCCTATCAGCAGTACGGCTTTTCTTCCCCGGAGGAACTGGACGAAGCCTGTTCTGCCGCCTATGCCGCCATGCAGGAAAGCCTTGCAGAGCTGAAGCAGGTGGAAAAGACGCTGAACGGGAAAAAGGAGCTGCAACGACAGGTGCTTGCCTATTCCAAGACCCGCCCTGTCCGGGACGGGCTGAAACAGCAGAAAAACGCCAAAGCAAAAGCAGCCTACCGTCAGAAGTACGAAAGCGACTTTATCATAGCAGACGCAGCCGCCCGCTATTTCAGGGAGAACGGCATTTCCAAGCTGCCGAGCTATAAAGCCCTGCAAGCAGAGATTGAAACCCTTATCCAAGAGAAAAACAGCGGCTACAACGATTACCGGGCAAAACGGGAGGAATACCGCCGCTTACAGACTGTCAAGGGCAATATCGACCAGATTTTACACCGGGAGCGCAAGCCTGTGAAAAGGCAGGAACAGGAACGATAA
- a CDS encoding ATP-binding protein, producing MKNEIEAMITDITATTAEAEDYTGEDGLLYCGKCHTPKEAYFAEGKTCFERDRHPTDCDCQRAAREKQQAAESRQKHLEKVEDLKRRGFTDPAMRNWTFEHDNGRNPQTETARFYVESWETMQAENIGYLFWGGVGTGKSYLAACIANALMEKEVAVCMTNFATILNDLAASFDGRNEYISRLCSYPLLILDDFGMERGTEYGLEQVYSVIDSRYRSDKPLIATTNLTLEELQHPQDTPHARIYDRLTSMCAPVRFTCSNFRKETAQEKLERLKQLMKQRKESL from the coding sequence ATGAAAAACGAGATTGAAGCTATGATTACGGACATTACAGCCACTACCGCCGAAGCGGAGGACTACACAGGCGAGGACGGGCTTTTATACTGCGGCAAGTGCCATACGCCCAAAGAAGCCTACTTTGCAGAGGGAAAGACCTGTTTCGAGCGTGACCGCCACCCAACAGACTGCGACTGCCAGCGAGCAGCCCGTGAAAAGCAGCAAGCCGCCGAAAGCCGACAGAAGCACCTTGAAAAAGTGGAGGACTTGAAACGCCGGGGCTTTACCGACCCTGCTATGCGGAACTGGACATTTGAGCATGACAACGGCAGAAACCCACAGACCGAAACCGCCCGCTTTTATGTGGAGAGCTGGGAAACCATGCAGGCTGAAAATATCGGCTACCTGTTTTGGGGCGGCGTGGGGACAGGAAAAAGCTACCTTGCCGCCTGTATCGCCAACGCCCTTATGGAGAAAGAGGTTGCCGTCTGTATGACAAACTTTGCAACCATACTCAATGACCTTGCTGCCAGCTTTGATGGCAGGAACGAATATATTTCCCGCCTTTGCAGCTACCCCCTGCTGATACTTGATGATTTTGGTATGGAGCGAGGAACAGAATACGGGCTGGAACAGGTTTACAGCGTGATTGACAGCCGTTACCGAAGCGACAAGCCGCTGATCGCCACGACCAACCTCACGCTGGAGGAATTGCAGCACCCGCAGGACACGCCCCACGCCCGTATCTATGACAGGCTGACTTCCATGTGCGCCCCCGTCCGCTTCACGTGCAGCAACTTCCGAAAGGAAACCGCACAGGAAAAGCTGGAACGCTTAAAGCAACTGATGAAGCAGCGAAAGGAGAGCCTATGA
- a CDS encoding transposon-encoded TnpW family protein produces MTETKQTSTTKTDRRPDCVTEIRMGNSVLTVSGFFKQGATDTAADKMMKVLEAEAATQKTAI; encoded by the coding sequence ATGACAGAAACGAAACAGACAAGCACCACCAAAACAGACCGCCGCCCGGACTGTGTGACGGAAATCCGCATGGGCAACTCCGTCCTTACCGTTTCCGGCTTCTTCAAGCAGGGCGCAACCGATACCGCAGCCGACAAGATGATGAAAGTGCTGGAAGCGGAAGCTGCTACACAAAAAACGGCGATTTGA
- a CDS encoding virulence RhuM family protein, whose translation MDENMALTPYETREILFYKTDNGDVKVEILLYQENLWLTQAKMAELFEVQKAAISKHLKNIFTSGELMEDSVVSVLETTAADGKNYPTRYYNLDAIIAVGYRVNSKKATMFRIWANRILKEYIIKGYVMDDERLKEPQNFFGKDYFEEQLERIRDIRSSERRFYQKITDIYSQCSADYDVDSPVTKEFFATVQNKLHYAITKHTAAEIIYDRADSTKPNMGLTTWKNAPSGRIRKSDVVIAKNYLDETEMGSLNEIVTMYLDYAERQARRGNIMYMRDWVARLDAFLQFNEEEVLHHKGKVTAAIAKAFAESEFEKYRVIQDRQYQSDFDRLVASTEEKDYD comes from the coding sequence ATGGATGAGAATATGGCACTTACTCCATATGAAACAAGAGAAATTTTGTTTTATAAAACCGACAACGGCGATGTCAAGGTTGAAATCCTGCTATATCAGGAAAATTTATGGCTGACGCAGGCAAAGATGGCGGAGCTGTTTGAGGTGCAGAAAGCTGCCATCTCAAAGCACCTGAAGAATATCTTTACCTCTGGTGAATTGATGGAGGATTCAGTTGTTTCCGTTTTGGAAACAACTGCGGCTGACGGAAAAAACTATCCCACGCGGTACTATAATCTGGACGCGATCATTGCAGTCGGCTATCGGGTGAACTCCAAAAAAGCCACCATGTTCCGCATCTGGGCAAACAGAATTCTGAAGGAGTACATTATCAAGGGCTATGTCATGGACGATGAGCGCCTGAAAGAGCCGCAGAACTTCTTCGGGAAGGATTATTTTGAAGAACAGCTGGAACGCATCCGCGACATTCGCTCCAGTGAACGGCGCTTTTATCAGAAAATCACGGACATATACTCCCAATGCAGCGCAGACTATGATGTGGACAGTCCTGTTACAAAAGAGTTTTTCGCCACCGTACAAAACAAACTGCATTACGCCATTACAAAGCACACCGCAGCGGAGATCATCTATGACCGGGCAGACAGCACGAAACCGAATATGGGGCTTACAACATGGAAAAATGCACCGAGCGGCAGAATCCGAAAATCCGATGTTGTGATAGCGAAAAACTATCTGGATGAAACTGAGATGGGAAGCCTGAACGAAATCGTCACGATGTATCTGGATTATGCCGAGCGACAGGCGCGCCGTGGAAACATCATGTATATGCGGGATTGGGTCGCACGGCTGGATGCGTTTTTGCAGTTTAACGAGGAAGAAGTGCTGCATCATAAAGGAAAAGTGACAGCAGCCATTGCAAAAGCCTTTGCCGAGAGCGAGTTTGAGAAATACCGTGTCATTCAGGATCGACAGTATCAGAGCGATTTTGACCGACTTGTAGCCAGCACTGAGGAGAAGGATTACGATTGA
- a CDS encoding TnpV protein — MKSLFEEMGGTYRQEGDYLIPNLALPDEPEYQIGKYGRMRRSYLKEHRPVLYASLLTSGTLHRHLAEIDQACNERMAIIVSDMARQEDVTEALKAADQMEWVRRMNNIRSRAEEIVLTELVYE; from the coding sequence ATGAAATCTCTATTTGAGGAAATGGGCGGCACTTACCGTCAGGAGGGTGATTATCTTATCCCGAACCTTGCGCTGCCGGACGAACCAGAATACCAGATTGGCAAGTACGGGCGTATGCGCCGTAGCTATCTGAAAGAACATCGTCCGGTTCTCTATGCAAGCCTGCTCACAAGCGGAACGCTGCATCGGCACCTTGCCGAGATCGACCAAGCCTGTAACGAGCGTATGGCAATCATCGTTTCCGATATGGCAAGGCAGGAAGATGTGACCGAAGCGCTCAAAGCCGCCGACCAAATGGAATGGGTGCGCCGCATGAACAACATCCGCAGCCGCGCGGAGGAAATTGTTTTGACCGAGCTTGTATATGAATGA
- a CDS encoding plasmid mobilization protein translates to MRKRYNTPHRSRVVKTRMTEEEYAEFAERLSAYNMSQAEFIRQAITGAAIRPIITVSPVNDELLAAVGKLTAEYGRIGGNLNQIARTLNEWHSPYPQLAGEVRAAVSDLAALKFEVLQKVGDAVGNIQTYQL, encoded by the coding sequence ATGCGAAAACGATACAACACACCGCACCGCAGCCGGGTAGTCAAAACACGCATGACCGAGGAAGAATACGCCGAGTTTGCAGAAAGGCTTTCTGCCTACAACATGAGCCAAGCCGAGTTTATCCGGCAAGCCATAACCGGGGCAGCCATACGCCCCATCATAACCGTTTCTCCCGTCAATGATGAGCTGCTTGCCGCTGTTGGGAAGCTGACCGCCGAATACGGCAGGATCGGCGGCAACTTAAACCAGATAGCCCGGACGCTGAACGAGTGGCACAGCCCCTACCCGCAGCTTGCCGGGGAGGTACGGGCGGCGGTTTCCGACCTTGCTGCCCTAAAGTTTGAAGTCTTGCAGAAAGTGGGTGACGCTGTTGGCAACATTCAAACATATCAGCTCTAA